In Halorubellus sp. JP-L1, one DNA window encodes the following:
- a CDS encoding type IV pilin → MQLKNLFTDNEAVSPVIGVILMVAITVILAAVIGAFVLGIGGSQEQTPQASWEWNNDSTTGDPCGTGTLSGSPTFGVTVQHKGGDEIETDNLELGGADCSSASSDTLSAGSSIHITGAAPDNTVNLVWKSSQSDSTSILSSFEV, encoded by the coding sequence ATGCAACTGAAGAACCTCTTCACGGATAATGAAGCTGTATCGCCAGTTATCGGGGTAATCCTGATGGTCGCGATCACCGTTATCCTCGCAGCCGTTATCGGCGCGTTCGTCCTCGGTATCGGAGGTAGCCAGGAACAGACTCCACAGGCAAGCTGGGAATGGAACAATGATTCAACGACTGGTGATCCATGTGGAACCGGGACCCTTTCTGGCTCCCCCACGTTTGGCGTCACTGTTCAACACAAGGGTGGCGATGAAATAGAAACCGATAATCTCGAACTTGGTGGAGCGGATTGTTCGTCAGCCTCTTCTGACACCCTCAGCGCAGGAAGCTCAATCCATATTACGGGCGCAGCGCCCGATAACACGGTGAATCTCGTCTGGAAGAGTTCCCAGAGCGATTCCACGAGCATTCTCTCATCGTTCGAGGTCTAA
- a CDS encoding tyrosine-type recombinase/integrase — protein sequence MNADVNEICDRDPIVDRSKRTLQNWVDAAAAQAADETGDDDYRRVSTHDLRRCWANHLLVEENVSPRIVMALGGWSSYDAIEPYLAASIEENINATMASIDL from the coding sequence GTGAACGCCGACGTGAACGAGATCTGCGACCGCGACCCCATCGTCGACAGGTCCAAGCGCACGCTACAGAACTGGGTCGACGCCGCCGCCGCCCAAGCTGCCGACGAGACCGGCGACGACGACTACCGGCGCGTGAGCACGCACGACCTCCGTCGATGCTGGGCGAACCACCTGCTCGTCGAGGAGAACGTGAGTCCGCGAATCGTCATGGCCCTCGGCGGGTGGTCAAGTTACGATGCGATCGAACCGTACCTCGCTGCCTCCATCGAGGAGAACATCAACGCGACGATGGCCAGCATCGACTTGTGA
- a CDS encoding type IV pilin — translation MDLKNLLTDEEAVSPVIGVILMVAITVILAAVIGAFVLGIGGSQEKTPQASWDYNTETSPNHAWIQVNHKGGDEINTDQLAVNVAGSTAWDGGSAQSGWTLDDGASGNTTGFSGSATAGDTLSIKDDDGGVSDGNSITLIWSAPGSDQTSIIGEGEVQR, via the coding sequence ATGGATCTCAAGAATTTATTGACGGATGAGGAGGCGGTGTCGCCGGTCATCGGGGTAATCCTGATGGTCGCGATCACGGTCATCCTCGCGGCCGTTATCGGTGCGTTCGTACTCGGTATCGGCGGTAGTCAAGAAAAGACCCCGCAAGCGAGTTGGGATTACAACACTGAAACCTCTCCGAACCACGCTTGGATCCAAGTAAATCACAAGGGGGGCGATGAAATCAATACTGATCAACTTGCTGTTAACGTAGCTGGAAGCACCGCCTGGGATGGCGGTAGTGCACAAAGTGGATGGACTCTGGACGATGGCGCTTCAGGCAATACAACCGGCTTCAGTGGGAGTGCGACTGCCGGTGATACGCTAAGTATCAAGGACGATGACGGCGGGGTAAGTGACGGTAACAGTATTACCTTAATCTGGTCCGCCCCCGGCAGTGATCAAACCAGCATCATTGGCGAAGGTGAGGTGCAGAGATAG
- a CDS encoding type IV pilin: protein MRITKVVLEDGAVSSAIGVVLMVAVTVILAAAVGAFALGLAEESAKKTPSASVETKWGTAKAGGTTYDTVDITMLGGDGMQSKYVTVAKADGTIIWEGGSPNSPYTTYGSKTWDSSKIQSGDTLGINETNTGAFTEGDTVTVIWDNGQKSQVLGTGTLQ, encoded by the coding sequence ATGAGAATCACAAAGGTGGTTTTAGAGGATGGAGCAGTTTCATCAGCAATTGGAGTGGTGCTGATGGTGGCGGTGACGGTCATCCTCGCAGCAGCGGTGGGGGCGTTTGCGCTCGGCCTGGCGGAGGAGTCTGCGAAGAAGACACCGTCAGCGTCTGTTGAAACAAAGTGGGGCACGGCGAAGGCTGGCGGAACAACGTACGACACGGTCGACATCACAATGCTCGGTGGAGACGGAATGCAGTCGAAGTACGTTACTGTGGCGAAGGCGGATGGGACGATCATCTGGGAGGGTGGGAGCCCAAATTCGCCATACACGACGTATGGCTCGAAGACGTGGGATTCGTCGAAAATCCAGTCGGGGGACACTCTCGGTATCAATGAGACCAACACCGGGGCCTTCACGGAGGGTGATACGGTGACTGTGATCTGGGATAATGGCCAGAAGTCGCAGGTACTTGGAACTGGTACGCTCCAATAG
- a CDS encoding type IV pilin, which translates to MQLKNLFTDEDAVSPVIGVILMVAITVILAAVIGAFVLGIGGSQEKVPQASFSYNADASNTLEVTHEGGDEIDASRIEFSGSGNSNVVPSSTPSDWSAGTTLTSDSGTWNTGDDVQVIWSSSSSDQSNIIAEGTI; encoded by the coding sequence ATGCAACTGAAGAACCTCTTCACGGACGAGGACGCGGTGTCGCCGGTCATCGGGGTCATCCTGATGGTCGCGATCACCGTCATCCTCGCAGCCGTAATCGGCGCGTTCGTCCTCGGAATCGGTGGCAGTCAAGAAAAGGTCCCCCAAGCCAGCTTCTCATATAATGCAGACGCCAGTAATACTCTCGAGGTGACGCATGAGGGTGGTGATGAAATAGATGCGTCACGAATCGAGTTCTCCGGCTCGGGTAACAGTAATGTCGTGCCGAGCTCAACGCCCTCTGACTGGAGCGCTGGAACAACGCTTACTTCTGACTCAGGTACTTGGAATACGGGAGACGATGTCCAAGTTATCTGGTCTTCATCCAGCAGCGATCAATCCAACATCATCGCTGAAGGGACGATCTGA